A genomic window from Candidatus Bathyarchaeota archaeon includes:
- a CDS encoding MBL fold metallo-hydrolase, whose protein sequence is MNVKCFKVGYLSTNCYVVSCEETKQAAIIDPGLEIQAEAEPILDYVKQNDLIVKYIINTHGHPDHISGNMTMKKATGASILIHENHSGRANPDQKLSDGEVINIGNFKLVVLHTPGHTKSGISLLGDGVVFTGDTLFAGSIGRTDFPGGSFKELINSIKTKLMPLPDNFAVYPGHEGFSTIGDEKKYNPYLQS, encoded by the coding sequence ATGAATGTAAAATGTTTCAAAGTTGGCTATTTGTCCACTAACTGTTACGTCGTAAGCTGCGAAGAAACAAAACAAGCAGCAATTATAGATCCTGGACTAGAAATTCAAGCAGAAGCTGAACCCATTCTGGATTACGTCAAGCAAAACGATTTGATAGTAAAATACATAATCAACACTCACGGTCACCCTGACCATATATCTGGAAACATGACAATGAAAAAAGCTACAGGTGCCAGTATCCTGATTCATGAAAACCATTCAGGACGTGCCAACCCTGACCAAAAACTCAGTGACGGCGAGGTAATTAACATTGGCAACTTCAAACTGGTTGTTTTACACACACCTGGGCACACAAAAAGCGGCATATCTTTGCTGGGTGACGGCGTTGTTTTCACAGGGGACACCTTGTTTGCAGGCTCTATTGGCAGAACAGACTTTCCCGGGGGATCCTTCAAAGAATTGATTAATTCAATTAAAACCAAACTTATGCCCTTGCCTGACAACTTTGCTGTGTATCCTGGGCATGAAGGTTTTTCAACCATTGGTGACGAAAAAAAATACAACCCATATCTACAAAGCTAA
- a CDS encoding DUF2299 family protein, with protein MTFSKGCSFAHVIPEKIKKWLTEEELSFVQPIGEPAQSTLFNYLVSLPSDTKVNVVQSSHRKDSICVSSVISFSDDQTKKLRKKQNSEKTKIFSKIRFKLAPVDVALDIKDNKIIASHIIYYDGLTKDRLFKTITDLEKACTLMNLAVQKAL; from the coding sequence TTGACTTTTAGTAAAGGGTGTAGTTTTGCACATGTTATTCCTGAAAAAATCAAAAAATGGTTAACCGAAGAAGAATTATCTTTCGTACAACCAATCGGAGAACCGGCACAAAGTACTTTGTTTAATTACCTTGTTTCTTTGCCTTCTGATACTAAAGTAAATGTAGTTCAGTCGTCTCACCGGAAAGATTCCATATGTGTTTCTTCTGTCATATCTTTTTCTGATGACCAAACAAAAAAATTACGAAAGAAACAAAATTCTGAAAAAACAAAAATCTTTTCAAAAATACGTTTCAAACTAGCCCCAGTTGACGTAGCCCTAGATATTAAAGACAACAAAATAATTGCAAGTCACATAATATACTACGACGGCCTAACCAAAGACCGATTGTTTAAGACTATTACCGACCTAGAAAAAGCATGCACTTTGATGAATTTAGCAGTCCAAAAGGCTCTTTAA
- a CDS encoding HAD-IA family hydrolase, which produces MKAVLFDLGLTLIQTASFPEIYRRILASFDVEVPVDEIIKAQNETEKEFDFSTYDENNRKEFWTNYNTALIQKLGVKENIDFLASQIDELWWTYSHVEVFPDVESTFSELKARGLKIGLVSNGFQKDLDHVLGELDLKKWFDSVVCIDSCNCAKPNKEIFLYALEKLQINPNETVFVGNSIEQDYEGALAVGIRPFLIDREQKYSNQYNTINSLTDLLDIL; this is translated from the coding sequence TTGAAGGCTGTATTGTTTGATTTGGGTTTAACCCTTATACAAACTGCCTCTTTTCCAGAAATCTACAGACGTATTCTTGCAAGTTTTGACGTTGAAGTTCCTGTTGATGAGATAATTAAGGCACAAAATGAAACCGAAAAAGAGTTTGATTTTTCGACATATGACGAAAATAATCGAAAAGAATTCTGGACAAACTACAACACGGCTTTGATTCAAAAACTTGGAGTTAAAGAAAACATTGATTTTTTGGCCAGTCAAATTGACGAACTATGGTGGACTTACTCCCATGTGGAAGTATTTCCTGATGTTGAATCCACGTTTTCTGAACTGAAAGCCAGAGGCTTAAAAATTGGATTGGTATCAAACGGGTTCCAAAAAGACCTTGATCACGTTTTAGGTGAATTAGACCTGAAAAAATGGTTTGATTCTGTAGTATGCATTGACTCTTGTAACTGTGCAAAACCCAACAAGGAAATTTTTTTGTATGCTCTAGAAAAGTTGCAAATAAACCCGAATGAAACTGTTTTTGTAGGAAATTCTATTGAGCAAGATTATGAAGGAGCATTAGCAGTTGGAATCAGACCTTTTCTGATTGACCGTGAACAAAAATATTCGAACCAGTATAACACCATAAACAGTTTAACCGATTTGCTGGATATCCTTTGA
- a CDS encoding inorganic diphosphatase: MNYWKDIPLGQNPPEIINAVIEGVSGSRDKYEYKSEWEAFTLDRVIPSSVVFPIEYGFVPQTWYDDQDPLDIMVMSYEPLEVGCIVRVRVIGVLEIEDEKGVDSKILSVLVDDARFEGVQDITDVHVHQLREIQEFFETYKRLEPHKWVKVKGWEPAKKGREIVQYASEQYQKHKK; the protein is encoded by the coding sequence TTGAATTACTGGAAAGATATCCCCCTTGGACAAAACCCTCCTGAGATTATTAACGCAGTTATCGAAGGAGTTAGCGGTTCAAGAGATAAATACGAATACAAATCAGAGTGGGAAGCTTTTACATTAGACCGCGTGATTCCATCATCAGTTGTTTTCCCTATCGAATACGGTTTCGTTCCCCAAACATGGTACGACGACCAAGACCCCCTCGACATCATGGTTATGAGTTATGAACCCCTAGAAGTTGGATGTATAGTGCGTGTTCGAGTTATTGGTGTTCTCGAAATTGAGGATGAAAAAGGTGTGGACTCCAAAATTTTGTCAGTTCTTGTTGATGATGCTCGATTTGAAGGGGTTCAGGACATAACAGATGTTCATGTTCATCAACTCAGGGAAATCCAAGAATTCTTTGAAACATACAAACGGTTAGAACCCCACAAGTGGGTTAAAGTAAAGGGATGGGAACCTGCAAAAAAAGGTCGAGAAATCGTTCAATACGCGTCAGAGCAATACCAAAAACACAAAAAATAA
- a CDS encoding glutamate-5-semialdehyde dehydrogenase: MIEEICIKAKAASKQLAQLSDEQKNRALCLMADSLEENCTKILEANQTDVEEARTKGVKEALIDRLVLGKKRVDAMANDLRGLTKLVDPVNEIVKTWTRPNGLIIGQIRVPLGVIGIIYESRPNVTSEASGLCIKAGNAIILRGGSDAIRSNTAIGNALRDALKKAEVNEDAIQVVPVTDRIVAEKMMTMRQYIDVLIPRGGAGLIKTVVEKSTVPVIETGTGNCHIYVEPDADLTRAIEIVINAKCQRPGVCNAAEKLVIHKDVDKQFLFDVVSALNLNGVEVRACEKTMKIMTNLKPATEEDWYTEFLDLIIAIKIVENTDEAIAHINKYGTKHSDSILTADFNKALKFIREVDSAAVYWNSSTRFTDGNQFGMGAEIGISTQKLHARGPMSIHQLTTTKFFILGRGHIRS, translated from the coding sequence ATGATTGAAGAAATTTGCATAAAAGCAAAAGCTGCTTCTAAACAGTTAGCCCAACTTTCAGATGAACAAAAAAATAGGGCACTATGTTTAATGGCAGATTCCCTTGAAGAGAATTGTACAAAAATTTTAGAAGCCAACCAAACAGACGTGGAAGAAGCCCGAACCAAAGGTGTAAAAGAAGCCTTAATTGATCGCCTAGTTTTAGGCAAAAAACGTGTAGATGCAATGGCTAATGACCTAAGGGGACTAACAAAACTTGTTGATCCCGTGAACGAAATTGTGAAAACATGGACCCGCCCCAACGGGTTAATTATTGGACAAATCCGTGTGCCCCTTGGAGTAATTGGGATTATTTACGAATCCAGACCTAACGTAACCTCGGAAGCTTCTGGACTGTGCATTAAAGCAGGAAACGCTATAATCCTCAGAGGGGGTTCAGACGCCATAAGATCAAACACAGCGATAGGAAACGCCTTACGAGATGCGCTAAAAAAGGCAGAAGTTAACGAAGATGCCATACAAGTTGTGCCAGTAACAGATAGAATTGTTGCAGAAAAAATGATGACCATGCGCCAATACATCGACGTACTAATTCCCCGTGGTGGAGCAGGCCTCATTAAAACAGTAGTGGAAAAATCCACTGTTCCTGTAATCGAAACAGGAACAGGAAACTGCCACATATACGTGGAACCTGACGCAGACCTAACACGAGCTATTGAAATTGTAATAAACGCCAAATGTCAAAGACCAGGAGTATGCAATGCTGCAGAAAAACTTGTAATTCACAAGGATGTTGACAAACAGTTCTTGTTTGATGTCGTTTCAGCCCTTAACCTTAATGGGGTTGAAGTTAGGGCATGTGAAAAAACCATGAAGATTATGACTAACCTTAAGCCTGCAACTGAAGAAGACTGGTACACAGAATTCCTTGACCTTATCATCGCCATAAAAATAGTTGAAAATACAGATGAAGCAATTGCCCACATCAATAAATATGGCACCAAACACTCGGACTCCATTCTCACAGCCGACTTTAACAAGGCACTAAAGTTCATCCGAGAGGTAGACTCAGCAGCAGTATACTGGAACTCATCAACAAGATTCACAGACGGCAACCAGTTCGGAATGGGCGCAGAAATCGGAATCAGCACCCAAAAACTCCACGCCCGAGGACCCATGAGCATCCACCAGCTAACAACAACAAAATTCTTCATACTGGGCAGGGGACACATTAGATCCTAA
- a CDS encoding DNA-3-methyladenine glycosylase 2 family protein: MEIKLNQSKVPFSLEHTLNCGQLFRWKKHDDWWYGTVADRVIKIKQTNGTLTFQFFPETKNDGFLENYLRLDDNLPQIISQVSKDDHIKQAVTKFYGLRLIRQEPWECLASYICATFKGIPAIKKMISNISKCFGNKITFDGCDFYTFPKPEQLAQACTKDMRNCGLGFRAERILETAKQINNGELDFEKLKKLEYSQAKQELLQLPGVGHKVADCVLLFSLEKLEAFPIDVWMKRAATRLYSEHFNADFINKVASKGSITPKEYETIGNFGREYFGNYVGYAQEYLFHYLRTQQH; the protein is encoded by the coding sequence ATGGAAATTAAGCTGAACCAGTCAAAAGTTCCCTTCAGCTTAGAGCATACTCTGAATTGTGGACAACTTTTCAGATGGAAAAAACACGACGACTGGTGGTACGGCACAGTAGCAGATCGAGTAATCAAAATAAAACAAACCAACGGGACCTTAACGTTCCAGTTTTTTCCTGAAACAAAAAACGACGGCTTTCTCGAAAACTACCTGCGACTAGACGACAACCTTCCACAAATCATCTCGCAAGTGTCCAAAGACGACCACATCAAACAAGCGGTCACCAAATTTTATGGACTGCGACTAATCCGACAAGAACCCTGGGAGTGTCTTGCATCATACATTTGTGCAACCTTCAAGGGGATTCCTGCAATCAAAAAAATGATCAGCAACATCTCAAAATGTTTCGGAAACAAAATAACCTTTGACGGCTGCGACTTTTACACTTTCCCAAAACCTGAACAATTAGCTCAAGCATGCACTAAAGACATGCGAAATTGTGGACTGGGCTTCAGAGCTGAACGCATCCTAGAAACCGCGAAACAAATCAACAATGGGGAACTAGACTTTGAAAAACTCAAAAAGTTAGAGTATTCCCAAGCAAAACAAGAACTGTTACAATTGCCTGGTGTCGGTCACAAGGTAGCAGACTGTGTTTTGTTATTTTCGTTAGAAAAACTTGAAGCCTTTCCTATAGATGTCTGGATGAAAAGAGCAGCCACAAGATTATATTCTGAACATTTTAACGCTGATTTCATAAACAAAGTAGCAAGTAAAGGCTCAATTACCCCCAAAGAATATGAAACCATTGGCAATTTTGGCCGTGAATACTTTGGAAACTATGTTGGTTATGCTCAGGAATACCTTTTCCATTACCTACGAACCCAACAACATTAA
- the proB gene encoding glutamate 5-kinase: MSSQLIVVKVGTASLTKNDGILDKELMGKLVDQIAQAIKQGNKIVFVTSGAVAAGIAELEIPPKPNDIVFQQVCAATGQSIIMSIYRELFKKHNLKVAQILLTAEDLSNRAAYLHICDVLELALQLGIVPIINENDVTSTDELIPITKGYEVNFSDNDNLSVLVANALEADRVIILSNVDGLYTMHPKKQGAKLIKTVEQITPELKCEIEGKSKLGRGGMKTKLKAAEVATESGVPLVIANSQKENVITDILAGKQVGTLFKAQQKLPGIKRWIAYGASVKGKIFVNEGAKNAILKGGSLLPVGIINVEGNFNEGDVVCLVDHNRNEFAKANPNYNSSEISIIKSLKTNQIKKVLGYIRHKEVVARKNICLLKCEI, translated from the coding sequence ATGTCATCACAACTGATTGTAGTCAAAGTTGGCACAGCAAGCCTAACCAAAAATGATGGAATTCTAGACAAAGAATTAATGGGCAAACTAGTCGACCAAATAGCTCAGGCAATCAAGCAAGGCAACAAAATCGTTTTTGTAACCTCAGGAGCGGTCGCGGCAGGCATTGCTGAATTAGAAATTCCTCCCAAACCCAACGACATAGTATTCCAGCAAGTTTGTGCAGCCACTGGGCAAAGCATAATCATGTCCATCTACCGTGAACTTTTCAAAAAACATAACCTAAAAGTCGCTCAAATCTTACTCACAGCAGAAGACCTATCAAACCGGGCAGCCTATTTGCATATCTGTGATGTTTTAGAGTTGGCTCTGCAGTTAGGTATTGTTCCCATTATCAACGAAAATGACGTTACCTCCACAGATGAACTTATCCCAATAACAAAAGGTTATGAAGTAAACTTCAGCGACAACGACAACCTTTCAGTTCTTGTCGCAAACGCCCTAGAAGCAGATAGGGTAATCATATTATCCAACGTGGATGGGCTTTACACCATGCACCCTAAAAAACAGGGCGCAAAACTCATCAAAACAGTTGAACAAATCACCCCAGAACTCAAATGCGAAATAGAGGGCAAAAGTAAACTTGGTCGAGGCGGCATGAAGACAAAACTGAAAGCGGCTGAAGTCGCCACAGAAAGTGGGGTTCCTTTAGTAATTGCTAACAGCCAAAAAGAAAATGTAATAACAGATATACTGGCGGGCAAACAAGTAGGAACCTTGTTTAAGGCTCAACAAAAATTGCCTGGAATAAAACGTTGGATAGCATACGGCGCTTCAGTTAAAGGAAAAATATTTGTTAACGAAGGAGCCAAAAATGCAATTCTTAAGGGAGGTAGTCTTCTTCCCGTAGGCATAATTAATGTTGAAGGAAATTTCAACGAAGGAGATGTTGTGTGCCTAGTTGATCACAACAGGAATGAATTTGCAAAAGCAAATCCCAACTACAACAGCAGCGAAATCAGTATTATTAAAAGTTTAAAAACAAATCAAATCAAAAAAGTTCTAGGGTACATACGTCATAAAGAGGTAGTTGCCCGAAAAAACATATGTTTATTGAAGTGTGAAATATGA